In one window of Cupriavidus necator N-1 DNA:
- a CDS encoding GNAT family N-acetyltransferase, with protein sequence MFAPLPHAQDTIADDGVVLRPMTADDLTRAHALSQEQRWPHRLTDWEQMFAHAEGIVAELDGQLVATALHWRWGKHHATIGMVIVTPACQGRRIGYRLMRALLEGLDDCTVLLHATADGRGLYERLGFARTGEVCQHQGAAQPAPLIALPDGWRLRPAGHNEAAALHRLDAQARGMPRKALVDDLLASAEACVVLDFEGEPRGFAMLRRFGRGHAIGPVVAPGANGAKALIAYLAGLNAGNFTRIDIDGASGLGEWLQSIGLPRVDVPTTMVRGAPPATRPGAAALFALVTQATG encoded by the coding sequence ATGTTTGCCCCGCTTCCCCATGCCCAGGACACCATCGCCGACGACGGCGTGGTGCTGCGCCCGATGACTGCCGACGACCTGACGCGGGCCCACGCCCTGTCGCAGGAACAGCGCTGGCCCCATCGCCTGACCGACTGGGAGCAGATGTTCGCGCACGCCGAGGGCATCGTGGCCGAACTCGATGGCCAGCTCGTCGCCACTGCCCTGCACTGGCGCTGGGGCAAGCACCACGCCACCATCGGCATGGTGATCGTCACGCCGGCGTGCCAGGGCCGGCGCATCGGCTACCGGCTGATGCGCGCGCTGCTTGAAGGCCTGGACGACTGCACCGTGCTGCTGCACGCCACGGCCGATGGCCGCGGCCTGTATGAGCGCCTGGGCTTTGCGCGCACCGGCGAGGTCTGCCAGCACCAGGGCGCGGCCCAGCCTGCCCCGTTGATCGCCCTGCCCGACGGCTGGCGCCTGCGCCCCGCTGGCCACAACGAGGCCGCCGCGCTGCACCGGCTCGACGCGCAGGCACGCGGCATGCCGCGCAAGGCGTTGGTCGACGACCTGCTGGCCAGCGCCGAGGCCTGCGTGGTGCTGGACTTCGAGGGCGAGCCGCGCGGCTTCGCCATGCTGCGCCGCTTCGGGCGCGGCCATGCCATCGGTCCCGTGGTAGCGCCCGGCGCCAATGGCGCCAAGGCGCTGATCGCGTACCTGGCCGGCCTGAATGCGGGCAACTTCACGCGCATCGACATCGACGGAGCCAGCGGGCTGGGCGAATGGCTGCAGAGCATAGGCCTGCCACGCGTGGATGTGCCCACGACCATGGTGCGAGGTGCGCCGCCGGCCACACGGCCGGGCGCGGCGGCGCTGTTCGCGCTGGTCACCCAGGCCACAGGCTGA
- a CDS encoding ABC transporter substrate-binding protein, translated as MSESRKEFENLVGPGESLRVMGLLKRGATRRDVLAMLLAGGMQATLAGSLAGVAVKAHAQTPKRGGHIRVAAITAAASDTLDPSKQSNQNDYVRCSMVYNGLTSLDGSLTPRPALAESFNTTDAKTWVFTLRKGVTFHDGKALSPADVVYSIMRHKDPATASKAKVLAEQIESVKATGPNEVTVVLTSPNADLPVILGTFHFLIVKDGTTDFNAGIGTGPYKIKEFRPGVRTVVVRNDAYWRQGRPYLDEIEFVGIGDEGARVNALLSGGMDLVASVNPRSVARIKGTPGFGILVTQSGQYTDLVMRKDAGPGMNPDFVMGMKYLQDRAQMKKAIALDYAVLGNDQPIDPTNRFFFKGLPQRAFDLDKAKYHLRKSGVTGKVPVVTSPAALYSVEMATVMQQTAQRVGLELDIKRMPADGYWSNHWLNSPVGFGNVNPRPSADTILTQFFKSDAPWNESRWKNPKFDQLLLAARAETDTAKRAQMYADMQSMIHADAGIGIPLFLASLDGHSSKLKGLSPIPLGGLMGYSFAEHVWLDA; from the coding sequence ATGAGCGAAAGCCGTAAAGAGTTCGAGAACCTTGTCGGCCCCGGCGAAAGCCTTCGTGTGATGGGTCTGCTCAAGCGTGGCGCCACGCGGCGTGACGTGCTGGCGATGCTGCTGGCGGGCGGCATGCAGGCCACGCTGGCCGGCAGCCTGGCCGGCGTGGCCGTCAAGGCCCATGCGCAGACGCCCAAGCGTGGCGGACATATTCGCGTGGCGGCCATCACGGCGGCAGCTTCCGATACGCTGGATCCGTCCAAGCAGTCGAACCAGAATGACTACGTGCGCTGCAGCATGGTGTACAACGGCCTGACCTCGCTCGATGGCAGCCTGACGCCGCGGCCGGCGCTGGCCGAGTCGTTCAACACCACCGATGCCAAGACCTGGGTCTTCACGCTGCGCAAGGGCGTGACCTTTCACGACGGCAAGGCATTGTCCCCGGCCGACGTGGTGTATTCGATCATGCGCCACAAGGACCCCGCCACCGCTTCGAAGGCCAAGGTGCTGGCCGAGCAGATCGAGAGCGTGAAAGCCACTGGCCCGAATGAGGTCACGGTGGTGCTGACCAGCCCCAATGCCGACCTGCCGGTGATCCTAGGCACCTTCCACTTCCTCATCGTCAAGGACGGCACCACCGACTTCAACGCGGGCATCGGTACCGGTCCCTACAAGATCAAGGAGTTCAGGCCGGGCGTGCGCACGGTGGTGGTGCGCAACGATGCGTACTGGAGGCAGGGACGGCCTTACCTGGACGAGATCGAGTTTGTCGGTATCGGCGACGAGGGCGCACGCGTCAACGCGCTGCTGTCGGGCGGGATGGACCTGGTGGCCTCTGTCAACCCGCGCTCCGTGGCCCGCATCAAGGGTACGCCGGGCTTCGGCATCCTCGTCACGCAATCGGGTCAGTACACAGACCTGGTCATGCGCAAGGATGCGGGTCCTGGCATGAACCCGGACTTTGTGATGGGGATGAAGTACCTGCAGGACCGCGCGCAGATGAAGAAGGCGATCGCGCTCGACTATGCGGTGCTCGGCAACGACCAGCCCATCGACCCCACCAACCGCTTCTTTTTCAAGGGCCTGCCGCAACGCGCTTTCGACCTCGACAAGGCTAAATACCATCTGCGCAAGTCCGGCGTGACAGGCAAGGTGCCGGTGGTGACCTCGCCGGCTGCCCTGTATTCGGTCGAGATGGCGACCGTGATGCAGCAGACTGCGCAGCGTGTGGGCCTGGAACTCGACATCAAGCGCATGCCTGCCGACGGCTACTGGTCGAACCACTGGCTCAACAGCCCGGTGGGCTTCGGCAACGTCAACCCGCGCCCCAGCGCCGATACCATCCTCACGCAGTTCTTCAAGTCCGATGCGCCGTGGAACGAATCGCGCTGGAAGAATCCCAAGTTCGACCAACTGCTGCTGGCGGCGCGGGCCGAAACCGATACCGCCAAACGTGCGCAGATGTATGCCGATATGCAGTCCATGATCCATGCTGACGCGGGCATCGGTATCCCGTTGTTCCTGGCCAGCCTCGACGGACATTCATCGAAGCTCAAGGGATTGTCGCCGATCCCGCTGGGTGGGCTGATGGGTTATTCGTTTGCGGAGCATGTCTGGCTTGATGCCTGA
- a CDS encoding aspartate aminotransferase family protein, producing MTQSTQASNQASNQSHIEARTRHVPHGIVTAHPVFANKAEGSFLWDVEGRRYIDFVGGIGVQNIGHNHPKVVEAVRRQLGRVTHAAFQVVGYDVYVELAARLNQLVGGNEHYKTLFATTGAEAVENAVKIARAYRNVPGIIAFRGGFHGRTLLGSTLTGISTPYKQNFGPLAGDVYHTPYPDEFRGFSGADAIRALEDLFATQIAPDRVAAIILEPVQGDGGFLPAGNEFLRALRALTQKHGIVLILDEIQAGFGRTGKMFGFQHAGIQPDLVTVAKSLAGGVPLSGVVGRAEIMDAPAPGGLGGTYGGNPLACAAALAVLDLFEEEQVLASAHALGETLRAGLDQLAREFPAIGTVRGVGAMLALEFVKGGDPFQPEAAFAQGVIDRCREGGLLVIKCGVHRNTVRLLAPLNTSVETAQEALEILRAAIALTSDQAR from the coding sequence ATGACCCAGTCGACCCAGGCCTCCAACCAGGCCTCCAACCAGTCCCATATCGAGGCCCGCACCCGACATGTGCCGCATGGCATCGTCACCGCCCATCCGGTCTTTGCCAACAAGGCGGAAGGCTCGTTCCTGTGGGATGTGGAAGGACGCCGCTATATCGACTTCGTCGGCGGCATCGGCGTGCAGAATATCGGCCATAACCACCCCAAGGTCGTCGAGGCGGTGCGCAGGCAACTGGGGCGCGTGACGCACGCGGCGTTCCAGGTGGTCGGCTATGACGTCTATGTCGAGTTGGCCGCGCGGCTGAACCAGCTGGTCGGCGGTAACGAGCACTACAAGACGCTGTTCGCGACAACGGGTGCGGAAGCGGTGGAAAACGCGGTCAAGATCGCGCGTGCCTACCGCAATGTGCCGGGAATCATCGCGTTCCGCGGCGGCTTCCACGGACGCACGCTGCTCGGCTCGACGCTGACCGGCATCAGCACGCCGTACAAGCAGAACTTCGGGCCCCTGGCGGGCGACGTCTACCACACGCCCTATCCCGATGAATTCCGCGGCTTCTCGGGCGCGGATGCGATCCGCGCGCTGGAAGACCTGTTTGCCACGCAGATCGCCCCGGACCGCGTCGCCGCCATCATCCTGGAACCGGTGCAAGGCGACGGCGGCTTCCTGCCGGCCGGCAACGAGTTCCTGCGAGCCCTGCGCGCGCTGACGCAGAAGCATGGCATCGTGCTGATCCTGGACGAGATCCAGGCCGGCTTCGGCCGCACCGGCAAGATGTTCGGCTTCCAGCATGCGGGCATCCAGCCCGACCTGGTCACGGTGGCGAAGAGCCTAGCCGGCGGCGTGCCGCTGTCCGGCGTCGTCGGGCGCGCCGAAATCATGGATGCGCCCGCGCCTGGCGGCCTGGGCGGTACCTATGGGGGCAATCCGCTGGCCTGCGCCGCCGCGCTGGCGGTGCTCGACCTGTTCGAGGAAGAACAGGTGCTGGCCAGCGCGCATGCGCTGGGTGAAACGCTGCGCGCCGGGCTCGACCAGCTCGCACGCGAGTTCCCCGCCATCGGCACCGTGCGCGGCGTTGGCGCGATGCTGGCGCTGGAATTCGTCAAGGGCGGCGACCCGTTCCAGCCCGAGGCGGCATTCGCCCAAGGTGTCATCGACCGCTGCCGCGAAGGTGGCCTGCTGGTCATCAAGTGCGGCGTGCATCGGAACACCGTGCGCCTGCTGGCGCCGCTCAACACCTCCGTGGAAACGGCGCAGGAAGCGCTGGAGATCTTGCGGGCGGCGATTGCGCTGACCAGCGACCAGGCGCGGTAA
- a CDS encoding transporter substrate-binding domain-containing protein has protein sequence MKFLIAPVFALLSSVAAAQTVSAVTSAPSALNRVAQSGTLRVCTPGDYKPFSFQRPDGSFEGLDVDLMGSLATALGAKPQFVKTTWANLMPDFVAGKCDIAAGGISVTLERQKLAFFSAPYMVNGKTPIARCENAAKYQSVEAINRPEVRVIANPGGSNERFAKTRLQRAQLTVHRDNLTIFDELIAGRADVFVTEAAEAVAQSRIHPELCAINPEHPLQYAEMAFLLPNGDTVFKGFVDQWLHLARAGGDYQVHAAKWLGK, from the coding sequence GTGAAATTCCTGATTGCGCCAGTCTTCGCGCTGCTGTCGTCCGTGGCCGCGGCACAAACGGTGTCCGCGGTAACGTCAGCCCCGTCTGCCCTGAACCGGGTCGCCCAGAGCGGCACCCTGCGCGTGTGTACGCCAGGTGACTACAAGCCTTTCAGCTTCCAGCGCCCGGACGGGAGTTTCGAGGGACTGGATGTGGACCTGATGGGCTCGCTGGCGACGGCGCTCGGCGCGAAGCCGCAATTCGTCAAGACCACCTGGGCGAACCTGATGCCCGACTTTGTCGCGGGCAAATGCGATATTGCGGCCGGCGGCATCTCGGTCACGCTGGAGCGCCAGAAGCTCGCATTCTTCAGCGCGCCCTACATGGTCAACGGCAAGACGCCGATCGCGCGCTGCGAGAATGCGGCAAAGTACCAGAGCGTCGAGGCCATCAACCGGCCGGAGGTGCGCGTCATCGCCAATCCCGGCGGCAGCAACGAGCGCTTTGCCAAGACGCGGCTGCAACGTGCCCAGCTCACCGTTCACCGCGACAACCTCACCATCTTCGACGAACTGATCGCCGGCCGCGCCGATGTCTTTGTCACCGAGGCGGCGGAGGCGGTGGCGCAAAGCCGGATTCATCCGGAGCTTTGCGCCATCAATCCCGAGCATCCGCTGCAATATGCGGAGATGGCCTTCCTGCTGCCCAACGGGGACACCGTTTTCAAGGGCTTTGTCGACCAATGGCTGCACCTGGCCAGGGCAGGCGGTGACTACCAGGTGCATGCGGCCAAGTGGCTCGGCAAATAA
- a CDS encoding FAD-binding and (Fe-S)-binding domain-containing protein, with translation MTAMPQRQPSALADLNALLRLRKRLEAETTAEVRFDAVTRAIYASEASNYRQVPLGVVVPKSVGDLETTVRLCGELGVAMVPRGAGTSMSGQSVNAAVCIDHSKYLHAVALVDPVQRIGRVQPGVICDQLKQAAAAHGLTFGPDPATHSRCTLGGMIGNNSCGAHSVMAGKTVENIERLEIVTATGARFWVGATDEAGYAEHLAAGGEQARIVKALRELAGRYADDIRAGFPRLKRRVSGYNLDQLLPENGFHIARALVGSEGTCATVLHADTTLVEGLPERVLLVLGFQTIFDAADCVPELLPLGPIAMEGLDTGIIGGLKQLGLKLDDIAELPAGNAWLMVEFGATLPDQARELAARAASAARAFPTRPNVRLVDDPSLMGRLWAIRETGASATSLSTVLGEPDPTVGWEDAAVEPARLGAYLREFSALVERYGYKTNMYGHFGDGCIHSRITFDLRSRTGLGDWRRFLAEAAALVVKYQGSLSGEHGDGQAKGEFLPLMFTPRLMQAFREFKAIWDPNGLMNPGKLIDAMPVDANLRMGPSYRQDKAASVFTYPMGDGPGTGFGRETERCIGMGKCRSLDGGTMCPSFKATREERYATRGRARLFFEMLNGEVISETRDGEAVKDSMDLCLSCKGCKHDCPTNVDIPKYRSEFLYRYYKRHLRAPMDAAIGRLGQWLPAATRAAGLLNGLMRNPLTRRVGHVFGLARSAVFPEIAATEFRRTGTASRLQQAGALSYRQRDVVIWTDTFNNGFTPHVLEAAVAVVERQGWNARLSTRHVCCGRPFYDVGMLDQARRNLIEILDVLSAPIAAGVPVLVLEPSCLSVFRDEMPALLPDDPRARTLAALTITMAEFATRAGMALDHDTTVHLHAHCHHRACGGTAAESQLGASVLDTGCCGMAGAFGYHRKTAELSQRIGESTLQPKLAALPPDAMVAADGFSCRSQIRKLTGREPRHLAEILAGSNPSQPHRDTGFAEPERGVCQ, from the coding sequence ATGACAGCAATGCCCCAACGCCAGCCCAGTGCCCTCGCGGACCTTAATGCGCTGCTGAGATTGCGCAAGCGCCTGGAAGCCGAAACCACTGCGGAAGTGCGCTTCGACGCGGTGACCCGCGCCATCTACGCATCGGAAGCCTCGAACTATCGTCAGGTCCCGCTTGGCGTCGTCGTTCCAAAATCTGTCGGAGACCTGGAGACCACCGTGCGCCTGTGCGGCGAGCTGGGCGTTGCCATGGTGCCGCGCGGTGCCGGCACGTCGATGAGCGGGCAATCGGTCAACGCCGCCGTCTGCATCGACCATTCGAAGTACCTGCACGCGGTCGCACTGGTCGATCCAGTCCAACGCATCGGCCGCGTGCAGCCCGGCGTCATCTGCGATCAGCTGAAGCAGGCCGCCGCCGCGCACGGCCTCACCTTCGGCCCCGATCCGGCCACCCACAGCCGCTGCACGCTGGGCGGCATGATCGGCAACAACTCATGCGGCGCCCATTCTGTGATGGCCGGCAAGACGGTCGAGAACATCGAGCGCCTGGAGATTGTCACCGCCACCGGTGCACGCTTCTGGGTCGGCGCCACCGATGAGGCCGGCTATGCCGAACACCTGGCGGCGGGCGGCGAACAGGCGCGCATCGTCAAGGCCCTGCGCGAACTGGCCGGGCGCTATGCCGACGATATCCGCGCCGGCTTTCCGCGGCTCAAGCGCCGCGTGTCGGGCTACAACCTGGACCAGTTGCTGCCGGAAAACGGCTTCCACATTGCGCGCGCACTAGTAGGGTCAGAAGGGACCTGCGCGACGGTGCTGCATGCTGACACCACACTGGTGGAAGGGCTGCCCGAGCGCGTACTGCTCGTGCTCGGCTTCCAGACCATCTTCGATGCCGCCGACTGCGTGCCCGAGCTGCTGCCGCTCGGGCCGATCGCAATGGAAGGGCTGGACACCGGCATCATCGGCGGACTGAAGCAGCTCGGACTGAAGCTAGACGACATTGCCGAGCTGCCGGCCGGCAATGCCTGGCTGATGGTGGAGTTCGGCGCTACCCTGCCCGACCAGGCCCGCGAACTGGCAGCCCGTGCGGCCAGCGCGGCACGCGCATTCCCCACGCGGCCGAATGTCAGGCTGGTCGACGATCCCTCGCTGATGGGACGCCTGTGGGCGATCCGCGAGACGGGGGCTTCGGCAACGTCGTTGTCGACCGTTCTCGGAGAACCTGATCCCACCGTCGGCTGGGAAGACGCCGCGGTCGAGCCGGCGCGGCTTGGCGCCTACCTGAGGGAATTCTCCGCCCTGGTCGAGCGCTATGGCTACAAGACCAATATGTACGGCCACTTTGGCGATGGCTGCATTCACTCGCGCATCACCTTCGATCTGCGTTCGCGCACAGGCCTTGGCGACTGGCGTCGGTTCCTGGCCGAAGCAGCCGCGCTGGTCGTCAAATACCAGGGCTCCTTGTCCGGGGAGCATGGTGACGGCCAGGCCAAGGGAGAGTTCCTGCCCCTGATGTTCACGCCCCGGCTGATGCAGGCGTTCCGCGAGTTCAAGGCCATCTGGGACCCGAACGGCCTGATGAACCCCGGCAAGCTGATCGATGCGATGCCGGTGGACGCCAACCTGCGCATGGGCCCGTCATACCGGCAGGACAAGGCAGCCAGCGTCTTCACCTATCCGATGGGAGATGGCCCGGGCACCGGCTTTGGCCGCGAGACCGAGCGCTGCATCGGCATGGGCAAGTGCCGGTCGCTCGATGGCGGCACCATGTGCCCGAGCTTCAAGGCCACCCGCGAAGAGCGCTACGCCACCCGCGGCCGCGCACGCCTGTTCTTCGAGATGCTCAACGGCGAGGTCATCAGCGAAACGCGCGACGGCGAGGCGGTCAAGGACTCGATGGACCTGTGCCTGTCGTGCAAGGGCTGCAAGCACGACTGTCCGACGAATGTCGATATCCCCAAGTACCGCAGCGAGTTCCTGTATCGCTATTACAAGCGGCACCTGCGCGCGCCGATGGATGCCGCGATCGGCCGGCTGGGCCAGTGGCTGCCCGCGGCCACGCGTGCGGCCGGCCTGCTCAATGGCCTGATGCGCAATCCGCTGACCCGGCGCGTCGGCCACGTGTTCGGCCTGGCCCGCTCCGCCGTGTTCCCCGAGATCGCCGCCACGGAATTCCGCCGCACCGGTACGGCTTCCCGCCTGCAACAGGCCGGTGCGCTGTCCTACCGCCAGCGCGACGTCGTCATCTGGACCGACACCTTCAATAACGGCTTCACGCCGCATGTGCTCGAAGCCGCCGTCGCGGTGGTCGAGCGGCAGGGATGGAACGCCCGGCTGAGCACGCGCCACGTCTGCTGCGGCCGGCCGTTCTATGACGTCGGCATGCTGGACCAGGCGCGCCGCAACCTGATCGAAATACTGGATGTACTGTCCGCGCCGATTGCCGCCGGCGTTCCGGTGCTGGTGCTGGAGCCCAGCTGCCTGTCCGTGTTCCGGGATGAAATGCCGGCCCTGCTGCCGGACGACCCGCGCGCCCGGACGCTGGCAGCGCTGACGATCACCATGGCCGAGTTCGCCACCCGGGCCGGCATGGCGCTGGACCACGACACCACGGTCCACCTGCACGCCCACTGCCATCATCGCGCCTGCGGCGGCACCGCGGCTGAAAGCCAGCTCGGCGCCAGCGTTCTCGACACCGGTTGCTGCGGCATGGCCGGCGCCTTCGGCTATCACCGCAAGACCGCCGAGCTGTCGCAGCGGATCGGCGAGAGCACGCTGCAGCCAAAGCTTGCCGCACTTCCGCCCGATGCCATGGTTGCCGCCGACGGGTTCAGCTGCCGCAGCCAGATCCGCAAGCTGACCGGACGCGAACCGCGCCATCTCGCAGAGATCCTTGCCGGCTCCAACCCTTCGCAACCACACCGCGACACCGGCTTCGCGGAACCTGAAAGAGGTGTATGCCAATGA
- a CDS encoding aspartate aminotransferase family protein produces MTQLTDLPQLAALDAADRAHLIHPVSSWRAHEQRGPTVLSSGRGAWLTDATGHEVLDAFAGLWCVNVGYGQESVVQAAAEQMRRLPYATGYFHFSSEPAIRLADKLVQITPRSLNHVYLTLGGSEAVDTAVRFITQYFNATGRPSKKHFISLERGYHGSSSTGAGLTALPAFHRGFDLPLPTQHYIPSPNPYRAADPTDAQSIIAASVAALRAKVAELGADNVAAFFCEPIQGSGGVIVPPKGWLKAMRDAARELDILFVVDEVITGFGRTGPMFACEAENVDPDIMTLAKGLTAGYVPMGATVISDQVYAGIADGAPGAAPIGHGATYSAHPVSAAVALEVLRLYEEGGILANGQRRAATFAAGLDALRSHPLVGDSRHRGLLGALELVSDKASKRGFDATLGLSDRIAATAYRNGVVFRAFGDNILGFAPALTYTEDEFELMFARLKKTLDDVLALPDVRAALAS; encoded by the coding sequence ATGACCCAACTCACCGACTTGCCACAGCTCGCCGCGCTTGATGCCGCCGATCGCGCACACCTGATCCACCCTGTGTCGTCCTGGCGCGCGCACGAGCAGCGCGGCCCCACCGTGCTGTCGTCGGGCCGCGGCGCGTGGCTGACCGACGCCACCGGCCACGAAGTGCTCGACGCCTTCGCCGGCTTGTGGTGCGTCAACGTCGGCTACGGCCAGGAGAGTGTGGTGCAGGCCGCTGCCGAGCAGATGCGCCGCCTGCCCTACGCCACCGGCTACTTTCATTTCAGCAGCGAGCCGGCGATCCGCCTCGCCGACAAGCTGGTGCAGATCACGCCCCGCTCGCTGAATCACGTGTATCTCACGCTCGGCGGCTCCGAGGCAGTCGATACGGCCGTGCGTTTCATCACGCAGTACTTCAACGCAACCGGACGCCCGTCGAAAAAGCACTTTATCTCGCTGGAGCGCGGTTATCACGGTTCCTCGTCGACCGGCGCGGGTCTCACTGCCCTGCCCGCGTTCCACCGCGGCTTTGACCTGCCGCTGCCGACGCAGCACTACATCCCCTCGCCCAATCCCTACCGCGCTGCCGATCCCACCGATGCGCAAAGCATCATCGCCGCCTCGGTGGCGGCACTGCGTGCAAAAGTGGCCGAGCTGGGCGCGGACAATGTGGCCGCGTTCTTTTGCGAACCGATCCAGGGCTCGGGCGGCGTGATCGTGCCGCCCAAGGGCTGGCTCAAGGCCATGCGCGACGCCGCGCGCGAGCTGGACATCCTCTTTGTCGTCGACGAGGTCATCACCGGTTTCGGCCGCACCGGCCCGATGTTTGCCTGCGAAGCCGAAAACGTCGACCCGGACATCATGACGCTGGCCAAGGGCCTTACCGCCGGCTACGTCCCGATGGGCGCGACGGTGATCTCCGACCAGGTCTATGCCGGCATCGCCGACGGCGCCCCCGGCGCGGCGCCCATCGGCCACGGCGCCACGTATTCGGCTCACCCCGTCAGTGCGGCAGTCGCGCTGGAGGTCCTGCGCCTGTATGAGGAAGGCGGAATTCTGGCCAACGGACAGCGTCGCGCGGCCACCTTCGCAGCCGGGCTGGATGCGCTGCGCAGCCATCCGCTGGTGGGCGACTCGCGCCATCGCGGCCTGCTGGGCGCGCTGGAGCTGGTCAGCGACAAGGCCAGCAAGCGCGGCTTCGACGCAACGCTGGGCCTGTCCGATCGCATTGCCGCGACCGCCTACCGCAACGGCGTCGTGTTCCGCGCCTTCGGCGACAATATCCTCGGCTTTGCCCCGGCGCTGACGTACACCGAAGACGAATTCGAGCTGATGTTCGCGCGCCTGAAGAAGACGCTCGACGACGTGCTCGCCTTGCCTGACGTGCGTGCCGCACTTGCGAGCTGA
- a CDS encoding (2Fe-2S)-binding protein has translation MPDNAPSLPARFMRLAESDRPTIMLRIDGHSATALAGDTLLVALLLNGRRVRDSEFGDGPRAGFCMMGACQDCWVWTPAGERLRACSTPAEAGMEVLTRPPAHHWPATPDLQESLARHAQGAAA, from the coding sequence ATGCCCGACAACGCTCCTTCACTGCCTGCGCGATTCATGCGGCTGGCAGAATCCGACCGCCCCACCATCATGCTGCGGATCGATGGCCATAGTGCCACCGCACTGGCGGGCGACACCCTTCTGGTCGCGCTGCTGCTGAATGGCCGGCGCGTGCGCGACAGCGAATTCGGCGACGGCCCGAGAGCTGGGTTCTGCATGATGGGCGCCTGCCAGGACTGCTGGGTATGGACGCCCGCCGGCGAGCGCCTGCGCGCCTGTTCCACGCCTGCCGAGGCCGGCATGGAAGTGCTGACCCGACCGCCCGCGCACCACTGGCCCGCGACACCAGACCTGCAGGAATCGCTCGCGCGCCACGCGCAAGGAGCCGCCGCATGA
- a CDS encoding FAD/NAD(P)-dependent oxidoreductase, translated as MSTQSVLPRIVVVGTGPAGVRAAQALVQAGLRPTVVDEGRRDGGQIYRRQPEGFKRSYAKLYGSEADKAQALHRDFDALRARIDYRPNTLAWNLTEGELHVVCGDEPQTLPFDALLVCSGATDRLMPVPGWHRAGCYSLGASQIALKAQACAIGAQVVFLGSGPLLYLVASQYVQAGARVAAVLDTSPANKSWGAITGLLARPRLALRGLGLIRGLKHAGVPVLQGVTPLAIDGDDRLGVRGVTVRDARGREQRFECDAVGLGWHLRAETQLADLARCEFAFEPVSRQWLPRIDLDGRSSTRGVYLAGDGARILGADGAEAAGRLAALAALADLGHERGGTQYAAESAALRRTLDQMDRFRQGLARAFPWPHTQAAALPDTAVVCRCEAVTVGELRRCVTELDSQEVNRAKAFSRVGMGRCQGRFCGHAAAEIVAQACGVPVEQVGRLRSQAPVKPLMMNTHEVKA; from the coding sequence ATGAGCACGCAGTCAGTATTGCCCCGCATCGTCGTGGTCGGCACCGGCCCCGCCGGCGTACGCGCGGCCCAGGCACTGGTGCAGGCCGGGCTGCGCCCGACCGTGGTCGATGAAGGCCGGCGCGACGGCGGCCAGATCTACCGCCGCCAGCCCGAGGGCTTCAAGCGCTCCTACGCCAAGCTCTATGGCAGCGAGGCCGACAAGGCCCAGGCGCTCCACCGCGATTTCGACGCCCTGCGCGCACGGATCGACTACCGCCCGAACACGCTGGCGTGGAACCTGACCGAGGGCGAGCTGCACGTCGTGTGCGGGGACGAACCGCAGACGCTGCCCTTCGACGCACTGCTGGTTTGCTCCGGCGCGACCGACCGGCTGATGCCGGTGCCCGGCTGGCACCGCGCCGGCTGCTACAGCCTGGGCGCTTCGCAGATCGCGCTCAAGGCACAGGCCTGCGCCATCGGCGCGCAGGTCGTCTTCCTCGGCAGCGGGCCGCTGCTCTACCTGGTGGCCTCGCAGTACGTGCAGGCCGGCGCGCGCGTGGCGGCAGTACTCGACACCTCCCCCGCGAATAAATCCTGGGGTGCCATCACCGGCCTGCTGGCGCGCCCCCGGCTGGCGCTGCGCGGGCTCGGACTGATCCGCGGCCTCAAGCATGCCGGCGTACCGGTGCTGCAGGGCGTGACCCCGCTGGCCATCGACGGCGATGACCGCCTTGGCGTGCGGGGCGTGACCGTGCGCGATGCGCGCGGACGCGAGCAGCGCTTCGAATGCGACGCCGTAGGGCTGGGCTGGCACCTGCGCGCCGAGACGCAACTAGCCGACCTGGCGCGCTGCGAGTTCGCCTTTGAACCCGTGAGCCGCCAGTGGCTGCCGCGCATCGACTTGGACGGCCGCAGCAGCACGCGCGGCGTCTACCTGGCCGGAGACGGCGCGCGCATCCTCGGCGCCGATGGCGCCGAGGCCGCGGGGCGGCTTGCGGCGCTGGCCGCTCTGGCCGACCTGGGGCATGAGCGGGGCGGCACGCAATACGCCGCGGAATCGGCCGCGCTGCGCCGCACCCTCGACCAGATGGACCGCTTCCGCCAAGGGCTGGCGCGGGCCTTTCCGTGGCCGCATACACAGGCCGCCGCACTGCCAGATACCGCGGTGGTATGCCGCTGCGAGGCCGTGACGGTGGGCGAACTGCGGCGCTGCGTGACAGAGCTGGACAGCCAGGAAGTCAATCGCGCCAAGGCCTTCAGCCGCGTCGGCATGGGCCGCTGCCAGGGCCGCTTCTGCGGCCATGCCGCGGCCGAGATCGTGGCGCAGGCCTGCGGCGTTCCGGTCGAACAAGTCGGTCGCCTGCGCTCGCAGGCACCGGTCAAGCCACTGATGATGAATACACACGAGGTGAAGGCATGA